The following proteins are co-located in the Tachysurus vachellii isolate PV-2020 chromosome 17, HZAU_Pvac_v1, whole genome shotgun sequence genome:
- the xrra1 gene encoding X-ray radiation resistance-associated protein 1 produces the protein MAGLGVYKLDNGESFPTNCFPIRSFHQSKEGAGHWLIAQRVSVEDRYKILKQPTSLKHSCTRPSGQYECERLGQRTLKHSGNTLNGEILMALHCVDRPSDLCSVDISERKLESVTLEGLEQFDSVAYINASDNFLTLEAFSRFPALRELELLLNGLSTVEVNAVDFPRLEVLDLSYNNLSSSGILAIGLLPRLKVLHLTGNNLQTLPPDMAGSNTPDGDVAPESSTLFQTLEVLMLDDNKLTSCVFRSLSNLERLQHLNLEGNAISEVPYLQPTPLLQVPGDSENEEDFCPPLPELRYLNLAKNKIYEEEALLAVALLPFLSELVIHSNPLTTQRSGDPPMLTWFLQDRLGIKIRRKKSDERRKKSDVKPQLVLPVKPKRKVQTKIPKVRKVSSITEALCASEVPSTDSGSKELNRQQTSDSKCSDTLLLSSPCTNTDEMKKEIEKENVTAFNESNPLERENAEIHSESQQNEETFFVTEFPKVNDLLELQYQDKTEQSADSTHLGRNDDKQCPEKLLGYEDLLDDNLDLDRPEPVGIQQTVKALEYMLKNLLVYRDSKANLQRPYKEQPKKIKNLLPQNPKGEKVKKILTEMKERKTISEVPLDKVLHGKDIYRNEYKKALLLLEDMKSKYKMIHLKSKEQAAQIESNYRTKEQ, from the exons GAGCAGGGCATTGGTTAATTGCCCAAAGAGTGAGTGTGGAGGACCGATATAAGATCCTTAAGCAACCAACATCATTAAAACACTCTTGCACAAGACCGTCGGGTCAGTATGAATGTGAAAGACTTGGGCAAAGAACACTAAAACATTCTGGAAACACTTTAAATGGAGAGATTTTG ATGGCTCTGCACTGTGTGGACAGACCGTCTGATCTCTGCTCTGTGGACATAAGTGAAAGAAAGCTGGAGTCG GTTACACTTGAAGGGTTGGAGCAATTTGATAGTGTTGCTTACATTAATGCTTCTGACAACTTTTTAACCCTAG AGGCTTTTAGCAGGTTTCCTGCACTGAGGGAGCTGGAGTTGTTGTTGAATGGTCTCAGCACCGTGGAAGTTAATGCTGTAGATTTTCCTAGATTAGAG GTCCTGGACCTCTCCTACAATAATTTATCAAGTAGCGGTATATTAGCCATTGGCCTTCTACCAAGATTAAAAGTGCTTCATTTGACCGGAAACAATCTGCAGACACTTCCGCCTGATATGGCTGGCTCTAATACTCCCGATGGTGATGT AGCACCAGAGTCCAGTACGTTGTTTCAGACTCTTGAAGTGTTGATGCTGGATGATAATAAACTGACTTCATGTGTCTTCAGAAGTCTTTCAAATCTAGAAAG GCTTCAGCATTTAAATCTAGAAGGAAACGCCATCTCTGAAGTTCCTTACCTTCAGCCGACACCTCTGCTACAGGTGCCAGGTGATTCA gaAAATGAGGAAGATTTCTGTCCACCATTACCAGAACTTCGATATCTGAATCTGGCAAAAAATAAG ATATATGAAGAAGAGGCATTGTTGGCTGTAGCATTGCTTCCTTTCCTTAGCGAGCTTGTTATCCACTCAAACCCACTGACTACACAGAGGAGTG GTGATCCACCAATGTTGACTTGGTTTCTTCAAGACAGACTTGGTATTAAAATAAGACGTAAGAAGTCAGATGAAAGACGTAAGAAGTCAGATGTAAAGCCACAGCTTGTGCTCCCTGTCAAGCCTAAAAGAAAg GTACAAACCAAAATCCCAAAGGTACGAAAGGTTTCCTCGATCACAGAGGCCTTGTGTGCTTCAGAAGTCCCTTCTACAGACAGTGGTTCTAAAGAACTAAACAGACAACAGACATCAGATTCCAAGTGCTCTGACACATTGCTTCTCAGCTCTCCATGTACCAACACCGATGAGATGAAGAAGGAGATAGAGAAGGAGAATGTCACTGCTTTCAATGAATCAAATCCTTTGGAAAGGGAAAATGCAGAAATTCACAGCGAGAGTCAGCAAAATGAGGAAACATTCTTTGTAACAGAG TTCCCAAAGGTAAATGATTTGCTAGAACTTCAGTATCAGGACAAAACAGAGCAGTCAGCAGACAGCACACATCTTGGAAGAAATGATGATAAACAATGCCCTGAGAAGCTCCTTGGTTATGAAGATCTGCTAGATGATAACCTGGACTTAGACAGGCCTGAGCCTGTTG GAATACAGCAGACCGTTAAAGCTTTGGAGTACATGCTGAAGAACCTGCTTGTGTACAGAGATTCCAAAGCAAATTTACAGAGACCATATAAAGAACAACcaaaaaaa ATAAAGAATTTGCTTCCACAAAATCCGAAAGgagagaaagttaaaaaaattctcacagagatgaaagaaaggaaaacaataAGTGAAGTCCCTCTTG ACAAAGTTCTTCATGGAAAAGATATATACAGGAATGAATATAAAAAGGCACTGTTATTACTAGAAGATATGAAGAGCAAGTACAAGATGATCCACTTGAAATCAAAGGAGCAAGCAGCACAAATTGAGAGCAACTATAGGACTAAAGAACAATAA